One stretch of Bosea vaviloviae DNA includes these proteins:
- the gatC gene encoding Asp-tRNA(Asn)/Glu-tRNA(Gln) amidotransferase subunit GatC has translation MSVDLATVKRVAHLARIAVPEADLPKLQGELNAILGFVEQLNEVDVAGVEPMTSVTPMAMKLRADIVNDGEIADTIVANAPASEDNYFMVPKVIE, from the coding sequence ATGTCGGTCGACCTCGCCACCGTCAAGCGCGTCGCGCATCTCGCACGCATTGCCGTTCCGGAAGCCGATTTGCCCAAGCTGCAAGGCGAGCTCAACGCGATCCTCGGCTTCGTCGAGCAGTTGAACGAGGTCGATGTCGCGGGCGTCGAGCCGATGACCTCGGTGACGCCGATGGCGATGAAGCTGCGGGCCGACATCGTGAATGACGGCGAGATCGCCGACACGATCGTCGCCAACGCGCCAGCGTCCGAAGATAATTATTTCATGGTGCCGAAGGTGATCGAATAG
- the ade gene encoding adenine deaminase produces MTDAATLARRIAQGRGDEPADLVIRGARLLDLVTGGLVETDIALCGDTIVGTYGSYQGKVEFDATGLIAVPGFIDTHLHVESSLVTPLEFERCVLPHGVTTAICDPHEIANVLGVEGISYFLACAEAMRMDLRVQLSSCVPATHLETAGARLEAADLVALMDHPKVIGLAEFMNFPGLLHRDPGCLAKLEAFSHRHIDGHAPLVRGMDLNGYLSAGIRTDHETTTADEAREKLAKGMAILIREGSVSKDLHALIPLISRDASPFLAFCTDDRNPLDIAEEGHLDYMIRTAIAHGADMLATYRVATLSAARNFGLFDRGFIGPGKRADIVLLDDLATCRPKIVFAGGRRVEDALFADRIPVAPVGLGSVKNRQLTPADFKAIARKGETPVIGVVPGRIITERLSMALLSRDGEALPDLAQDAVKVTVIERHGKSGGIATGFVHGFGMKHGAIASSVGHDSHNLCVVGVDEASMAAAANRLIETGGGFAVADRGVVTAELALPVAGLMSDQPFEVVRHGLEDLRAAAKALGVVLAEPFLQVAFLTLPVIPHLKITDKGLVDVDRFDFV; encoded by the coding sequence ATGACCGACGCCGCAACCCTCGCCCGCCGGATTGCCCAGGGACGCGGCGACGAGCCGGCCGACCTCGTCATCCGCGGTGCGCGGCTCCTCGACCTCGTCACGGGCGGGCTGGTCGAGACCGATATCGCGCTCTGCGGCGACACCATCGTCGGCACCTACGGCTCCTATCAGGGCAAGGTCGAGTTCGATGCGACCGGCCTCATCGCCGTGCCGGGCTTCATCGACACGCATCTGCATGTCGAATCCTCGCTGGTGACGCCGCTCGAATTCGAGCGCTGCGTGCTGCCCCATGGCGTGACGACCGCGATCTGCGACCCCCATGAGATCGCCAATGTGTTGGGCGTCGAGGGCATCAGCTATTTCCTGGCCTGCGCCGAGGCGATGCGCATGGATCTGCGCGTCCAGCTTTCGAGCTGTGTGCCGGCGACCCATCTGGAGACCGCCGGCGCGAGGCTGGAGGCGGCCGATCTCGTTGCCCTGATGGACCATCCCAAGGTGATCGGGCTGGCCGAGTTCATGAATTTTCCCGGCCTGCTGCATCGCGATCCCGGCTGCCTGGCCAAGCTGGAGGCCTTTTCGCACCGGCATATCGACGGCCACGCGCCGCTTGTGCGGGGCATGGACCTCAACGGCTATCTCTCGGCCGGCATTCGCACCGATCACGAAACCACGACCGCCGACGAGGCCCGCGAAAAGCTCGCCAAGGGCATGGCCATCCTGATCCGCGAAGGCTCGGTCTCGAAGGACCTGCATGCGCTGATACCGCTGATCAGCCGCGACGCCTCGCCCTTCCTCGCCTTCTGCACCGATGACCGCAATCCGCTCGACATCGCCGAGGAAGGCCATCTCGACTACATGATCCGCACGGCCATCGCCCATGGCGCGGATATGCTGGCGACGTACCGCGTCGCGACGCTCTCGGCCGCGCGGAATTTCGGACTGTTCGATCGCGGCTTCATCGGGCCGGGCAAACGCGCCGACATCGTGCTGCTCGATGATCTCGCAACCTGCCGCCCGAAGATCGTCTTTGCCGGCGGCCGGCGGGTCGAGGACGCATTGTTTGCAGATCGCATCCCGGTCGCGCCTGTCGGGCTCGGCAGTGTCAAAAATCGGCAGCTCACACCGGCGGATTTCAAGGCGATCGCTCGCAAGGGCGAAACACCGGTGATCGGCGTCGTGCCCGGCCGCATCATCACCGAGCGACTGAGCATGGCCCTGCTCTCACGCGACGGCGAAGCGCTGCCCGATCTGGCGCAGGACGCGGTCAAGGTCACGGTGATCGAACGCCATGGCAAATCCGGCGGCATCGCCACCGGCTTCGTCCATGGCTTCGGCATGAAGCATGGCGCCATCGCCTCATCGGTCGGCCATGACAGCCATAATCTCTGCGTCGTCGGCGTGGACGAGGCCTCCATGGCCGCGGCTGCCAATCGATTGATCGAAACCGGTGGCGGTTTCGCCGTGGCCGACAGAGGTGTCGTGACGGCCGAGCTGGCGTTGCCTGTCGCCGGCCTGATGAGCGACCAGCCTTTCGAGGTCGTCAGGCACGGGCTTGAGGATCTGCGCGCCGCTGCCAAGGCGCT
- a CDS encoding metal-dependent hydrolase produces the protein MKLTWFGHSAFRLDLDGASLLIDPFFTGNPAFEGDVAAASKGVSHIVITHGHGDHIGDARAIAEANGATVITNYDLCMYLASKGLKKFEPMNTGGTVDLGAFSVSLVRADHSAGLVEAGVICPLGSANGAVIKAKGEKTLWHMGDTDIFPGMDLISEIHGVEICICPIGDRFTMGGKTAALAMTRFVRPKVAIPCHYGSFPIIDPNADAFVAALKGSDVQALVPKKGEAVSL, from the coding sequence ATGAAACTCACCTGGTTCGGCCATTCCGCCTTTCGCCTCGATCTCGACGGGGCCTCGCTGCTGATCGACCCGTTCTTCACCGGCAATCCGGCCTTCGAAGGCGATGTCGCCGCGGCCTCCAAGGGGGTCAGCCACATCGTCATCACCCATGGCCACGGTGACCATATCGGCGATGCGCGTGCGATCGCCGAAGCGAATGGCGCGACTGTGATCACCAATTACGATCTGTGCATGTACCTCGCCTCCAAGGGACTCAAGAAATTCGAGCCGATGAACACCGGCGGGACGGTCGATCTTGGCGCCTTCAGCGTCAGCTTGGTGCGCGCCGACCATTCCGCAGGCTTGGTCGAGGCCGGCGTGATCTGTCCGCTCGGCAGCGCCAATGGCGCGGTCATCAAGGCCAAAGGCGAGAAGACGCTCTGGCATATGGGGGATACTGACATCTTCCCAGGCATGGACCTGATCAGCGAGATCCATGGCGTCGAGATCTGCATCTGCCCGATCGGCGACCGTTTCACCATGGGCGGAAAGACTGCGGCGCTCGCCATGACGCGCTTCGTTCGGCCCAAGGTCGCAATCCCTTGCCATTACGGCTCCTTCCCGATCATTGATCCTAACGCCGACGCCTTCGTCGCCGCATTGAAGGGCAGCGACGTGCAGGCGCTGGTGCCGAAGAAGGGCGAAGCGGTTTCGCTTTGA